A genomic window from Lycium barbarum isolate Lr01 chromosome 4, ASM1917538v2, whole genome shotgun sequence includes:
- the LOC132637436 gene encoding uncharacterized protein LOC132637436, with product MKEEEALQKQKDREFSKRAKSAGNFSHEGSQGDGNRQFFKNRSSRPTPSTASAPFQRSKFNQKDRNFGTTGSHSQASVTNRRFQHPKCNTCGKKHSGVCRLGMDGCFGCGQPGHFLRDCPSARRNTGGNNNVAQSTNSAAPRNFQAQQGRGAAKPCNTGGGQNRLYALSGRQDTEQGGDDGTLRYRGRLCVPDVDGLRERIMSEAHNSRYSIHPGSTKMYHDLKEIYWWNDMKKNVADFVAKCPNCQQVKAEHHRPDGQAERTIQTLEDMLRACVLYFKGNWDDHLPLIEFSYNNSYHASIGMAPFEALYGRRCRSPIGWFEVGEAELLGPDLVYQAMEKVKLIQERLKTAQSRQKSYTDVRRRDLEFSVDDWVFLKVSPMKGVMRFGKKGKLSPRYIGPYRILRKCVGDPSLVVLADAITVKDSLTYEEIPVAILDRQVRKLRTKEVASVKVQWRSQKVEEATWEAEEDMKSRYPHLFQPAE from the exons atgaaggaagaagaagccctaCAGAAGCAAAAAGATAGAGAGTTTAGTAAGAGGGCTAAGTCTGCTGGTAATTTTAGTCATGAGGGATCTCAAGGTGATGGAAACCGTCAGTtttttaagaataggtcatcaagACCTACTCCCTCAACAGCTAGTGCTCCATTTCAAAGGTCCAAGTTTAACCAGAAAGACCGGAACTTCGGAACGACAGGCTCACATTCACAGGCCAGCGTGACCAACCGTCGTTTTCAACACCCTAAATGCAACACTTGTGGTAAGAAACATTCAGGGGTATGCCGTTTGggcatggatggttgttttgggtGTGGTCAGCCGGGTCATTTTCTGCGGGATTGTCCGTCCGCAAGACGGAATACTGGAGGTAACAATAATGtagctcagtccacaaattcagcagctccccgAAATTTCCAAGCCCAGCAGGGGCGCGGAGCAGCAAAGCCCTGTAATACGGGCGGTGGTCAGAATCGTCTGTATGCACTGTCAGGTCGCcaggatacagag caagggggagatgatggtaccttaaggtaccgaggtagattgtgtgttccagatgtagatgggctcagagagagaatcatgtcagaagctcacaattccaggtattccattcacccaggttccactaagatgtatcatgatcttaaggagatttactggtggaacgatatgaagaagaatgtggcagattttgtagctaagtgcccgaattgtcagcaagtgaaagccgaacaccataGGCCTG atggtcaggcagagcgaactattcagacccttgaggatatgttgagagcatgtgtcctgtatttcaagggtaattgggatgaccatttacctctaatcgagttttcctataataacagttatcatgctagcattggaatggcaccgtttgaagctctgtatgggcgaaggtgcagatcaccaattggttggttcgaagtaggtgaagcagagttgttaggaccagacttggtttaccaggctatggagaaagtcaagttaatacaggagcgtttgaaaacggctcagagtcgccagaagtcttatacagatgtgagacgaagggacttagaattttcagttgacgattgggtgttccttaaagtctcacctatgaagggtgttatgcgatttggcaagaaagggaagctcagtcccagatatattggaccttacagaattttacgaaag tgtgtgggagacccttcgttggttgttcttgctgatgctataacagttaaggatagcctcacctatgaggagatccctgtagccattcttgatcgtcaagttcgcaagttgagaactaaggaagtagcctcagtgaaagtccagtggaggagtcagaaagttgaggaagctacatgggaagccgaggaggatatgaaatccaggtacccgcacttgtttcagcctgcagaa